One Alicyclobacillus vulcanalis genomic region harbors:
- a CDS encoding ABC transporter permease: protein MLSYIVRRILQAIPSLIGISIISFILLHIVPGNPVRILLGQHYTPQRAAALAQSLGLNKPLYMQYLIWLWNILHGNLGYSYNYTEPVTYLIAHALPNTLSLVLIATIFAQLFAMLIGTIQAYFENSIADHIITVLNYFFYSMPSFWLGILMVMFFAIQLHWFPSGGVLNPQDPNPGFWDWLHHLILPAATLTLVTLAGYSRYMRSSVRETLLMDYVRTARAKGLRESQVLWRHVLRNSILPQITLFGLSFPALFAGALFIEQIFNYPGMGLLYWNAVGTLDYPVLLGVTMFLGALTIIGNLLADVLYSLVDPRISLESMS, encoded by the coding sequence GTGCTGAGCTACATTGTGCGCCGCATCCTGCAGGCCATTCCGTCGCTGATCGGCATTTCAATCATCTCGTTTATCTTGTTGCACATCGTGCCGGGCAATCCGGTGCGCATTTTGCTCGGGCAGCACTACACGCCGCAGCGGGCTGCGGCTCTGGCCCAATCGCTCGGCTTGAACAAGCCGCTGTACATGCAGTATCTCATCTGGCTGTGGAACATCCTCCATGGCAACCTGGGATACTCGTATAACTACACGGAGCCCGTGACGTACCTGATCGCGCACGCGCTTCCGAACACGCTGTCGCTGGTTCTGATTGCCACCATCTTTGCGCAGCTGTTCGCCATGCTGATTGGCACGATTCAGGCGTACTTCGAGAACAGCATCGCCGATCATATCATCACGGTGCTGAACTACTTCTTCTACTCGATGCCGTCGTTTTGGCTGGGGATTCTGATGGTGATGTTTTTCGCCATCCAGTTGCACTGGTTCCCGTCGGGCGGCGTGTTGAATCCGCAGGACCCGAATCCGGGCTTCTGGGATTGGCTGCATCACTTGATTCTGCCGGCTGCGACGCTCACCCTGGTGACGCTGGCCGGGTACTCCCGATACATGCGTTCGTCTGTGCGGGAGACGCTGTTGATGGACTACGTGCGCACGGCTCGTGCCAAGGGTTTGCGGGAGTCTCAGGTCTTGTGGCGCCACGTGTTGCGCAACTCGATCCTGCCGCAGATCACGCTGTTTGGCCTTTCGTTCCCGGCGCTCTTTGCCGGTGCGTTGTTCATCGAGCAGATCTTTAACTATCCGGGCATGGGCCTCCTGTACTGGAATGCTGTCGGCACGCTCGACTATCCTGTGCTGCTCGGCGTGACGATGTTCCTCGGGGCGTTGACCATCATCGGCAACCTGCTCGCGGACGTCCTGTACAGCCTGGTGGATCCGCGGATCAGCCTGGAGTCCATGTCGTGA
- a CDS encoding ABC transporter permease: MVTETQVANSAGEPRVQATKWRTWKRFWRYPLSSIGVIGMVLLFAFCFLGPMLYHVSPTQGDFTALLQPPSAKHPLGTDDAGHDVLARMMVGGQASLEVGFLSAFVAMAFGTLYGMVSALAGGWVDVILMRIVDILLSIPSIFILLFLNATFKPNVGLMIFVLATTSWFGVSRIVRGEVLKIKNEAYVEAALLAGVRTWRLMMRYLVPNFIGTVLVTTTFAVADSILAIAGLSFLGLGLPPPAPNWGADLSAAMNYIFQNAWWLIYPPGILILCSQLFVNFIGDGLRHALETRTD, from the coding sequence GTGGTCACAGAGACGCAGGTGGCAAACTCCGCGGGCGAGCCGCGCGTCCAGGCGACGAAGTGGCGCACGTGGAAGCGATTCTGGCGGTATCCGCTGAGCTCCATTGGCGTCATTGGCATGGTGCTTTTGTTCGCGTTCTGCTTCCTCGGGCCGATGTTGTATCACGTGAGCCCGACGCAGGGCGATTTTACAGCACTGCTTCAACCGCCTAGCGCAAAACATCCGCTGGGTACGGACGACGCGGGCCACGACGTCTTGGCGCGCATGATGGTGGGTGGCCAAGCGTCGCTGGAAGTCGGCTTCTTGTCCGCCTTCGTGGCGATGGCGTTCGGAACGCTGTATGGCATGGTGAGCGCACTCGCGGGCGGCTGGGTGGATGTCATCTTGATGCGTATTGTCGACATTCTCTTGTCCATCCCGAGCATCTTCATCCTGCTGTTCCTGAACGCGACGTTTAAGCCGAACGTCGGCCTCATGATCTTCGTGCTTGCGACCACCAGCTGGTTTGGCGTGAGCCGTATTGTGCGCGGTGAGGTCCTGAAGATCAAAAACGAGGCCTACGTCGAAGCCGCACTGTTGGCCGGCGTGCGCACGTGGAGGCTGATGATGCGATATCTGGTTCCGAACTTCATCGGGACCGTGCTGGTGACCACGACCTTCGCGGTCGCAGACTCGATTCTCGCGATTGCGGGTCTATCATTCCTGGGGCTAGGATTGCCGCCACCGGCGCCGAACTGGGGCGCGGATTTGTCGGCTGCGATGAACTACATCTTCCAGAACGCGTGGTGGCTCATCTACCCGCCGGGCATTCTGATTCTCTGTTCGCAGCTGTTCGTCAACTTCATCGGCGATGGCCTGCGCCATGCGCTTGAGACGCGCACCGATTGA
- a CDS encoding peptide ABC transporter substrate-binding protein has translation MKTKVLSGGLSALVALGAVAGCGGANSTGGTGSHGGTLIYALPPSTNITWYLPITNAGNASLYNAQLYTQLYPGVIYIDYRYQIDYADSFAQNITYNQAGTVYTISLKKNWKWSDGHPVTADDVVWDYELIKATDAKDAPPPWPNYNAGAGGVPDNVQSVVAKDPYTVVITLKKPVNQQWFIYNGIGQLTALPKHAWNKYPNDIRQEIIYLAKQATNPAFFTVVDGPFKLQSAKSSQSWTLVPNPTFAGHKSTLDKLVFQYEASNDAEFAALKTGAVNLGYLDLSQYDSRQSLASSGYTLTPAYNFGYNFIELNQQKGSPMYAAFSDVKVRQALEYAIDQNAINQDIYHGFAPPQYGPIPATPRTIFFNPNLQKPLFPFSLTKARQLLESDGWKMQNGVMTKNGMQLKFQVIYPSGAQSTTQMMELIQQDWKQIGVQITLKSMPLSEIFGIIQDTSNPGKWAAAAGTGITYGGSYPSGEQLFEPGGLDGFGYDDPVLDKLIAATTSPAPSQQASLKAFFAYEEYCAKQVPVLWTNGVASLTAVAPNVHNATAQYLNPTTGYPLLNYIWMSK, from the coding sequence ATGAAGACGAAGGTGCTCTCGGGCGGCTTGTCCGCCCTGGTGGCGCTCGGCGCCGTGGCTGGCTGCGGCGGAGCAAACAGCACGGGCGGGACGGGATCGCACGGCGGGACGTTGATCTACGCATTGCCGCCGTCGACCAACATCACGTGGTACCTGCCCATCACCAACGCGGGCAACGCGAGCTTGTACAACGCGCAGCTGTACACGCAGTTGTATCCGGGTGTGATCTACATCGATTACCGCTACCAGATCGACTACGCGGACAGCTTCGCGCAGAACATCACGTACAACCAGGCGGGTACGGTGTACACCATCTCGCTGAAAAAGAACTGGAAGTGGTCGGACGGCCACCCAGTGACCGCGGATGACGTCGTCTGGGACTACGAGCTCATCAAGGCGACCGACGCGAAGGACGCGCCTCCGCCGTGGCCCAATTACAACGCGGGCGCGGGTGGCGTGCCGGACAACGTGCAGAGCGTCGTGGCCAAGGACCCGTACACGGTCGTCATCACGCTGAAGAAGCCGGTGAACCAACAGTGGTTCATCTACAACGGCATCGGACAACTGACGGCTTTGCCCAAGCACGCTTGGAACAAGTACCCGAATGACATCCGCCAGGAGATCATCTATCTGGCCAAGCAAGCGACGAACCCAGCGTTCTTCACGGTGGTCGACGGGCCGTTCAAGCTGCAGAGCGCAAAGAGCAGTCAGTCGTGGACCCTCGTGCCGAACCCGACGTTTGCGGGCCACAAGAGCACGCTCGATAAGCTCGTGTTCCAGTACGAGGCGAGCAACGATGCCGAGTTCGCAGCGCTGAAGACCGGCGCGGTCAACCTGGGGTACCTGGATCTGTCGCAGTACGATTCACGTCAGTCGCTCGCGTCGTCGGGATACACCCTCACGCCGGCGTACAACTTCGGGTACAACTTCATTGAGCTCAATCAGCAGAAGGGCTCGCCGATGTACGCCGCGTTCAGCGACGTGAAGGTGCGGCAGGCGCTGGAGTATGCGATTGACCAGAACGCCATCAACCAGGACATTTACCACGGGTTTGCGCCGCCGCAGTACGGACCGATTCCGGCGACGCCGCGGACCATCTTTTTCAACCCAAATCTGCAGAAGCCGCTCTTTCCGTTCAGCCTCACCAAGGCGAGGCAGTTGCTGGAGTCGGACGGGTGGAAGATGCAAAACGGCGTGATGACCAAAAATGGCATGCAGCTGAAGTTCCAGGTCATCTATCCGAGCGGCGCACAGTCGACGACGCAGATGATGGAGCTCATCCAACAGGATTGGAAGCAGATTGGCGTGCAAATCACGCTGAAGTCGATGCCGCTGTCCGAGATCTTTGGCATCATTCAAGACACGTCCAATCCTGGAAAATGGGCGGCTGCAGCCGGCACGGGCATCACGTACGGCGGATCGTATCCGTCGGGCGAGCAGCTGTTTGAGCCTGGCGGACTCGACGGCTTCGGCTATGACGATCCGGTGCTCGACAAGCTGATTGCCGCGACGACATCGCCAGCACCGTCGCAGCAGGCGTCGCTCAAGGCGTTCTTCGCGTACGAGGAGTACTGTGCGAAACAGGTGCCGGTCTTGTGGACGAACGGCGTGGCAAGCCTGACGGCCGTCGCGCCGAATGTGCACAACGCGACCGCGCAGTATCTGAATCCGACAACCGGTTATCCACTGCTTAACTATATTTGGATGTCGAAGTAA
- a CDS encoding Na+/H+ antiporter NhaC family protein, translated as MHGSFASIVPFLVIIPVALLTKQVILGLALGLFVGCYIEHPRPLEGLEAAIAYIGREAGLSGNMNLILFLYLFGSFVGLLRVSGGVKGFSRWMAGRIHSPRGAFVFTWLSSLFTFMAPDFRILTVAPIVSRVFERFRIRKEQVAFTIDVTATPLCAIVPIGTAFVAYMVGLMHTSVHHARYASPYALFLATIPYNFFAWAMLLMGVFLTFFRFSSATSPSRAPAHHAEAHADRGRAPSAVPRLAYERRSAFALETGSVAFPQDAAVQRSMRRREASDEEIPDPVEALAQRAHPSALHLVLPLAVLLGCTLAFTVLSGYKAGRSLAQAFVQANAAQAMLEALVLTVVVMAVLYAVRGTSLNRIMIGFLQGGNEMMPVIVLLALIWAVSAVASDLGFAQFCQREIVQYVPKSLILPALFVFGCAISYVLGSSFGTWAILMPLAFSLAQGGAGSLALAAGAVFASGTFGGFVSPLSDNTVAMATVMKVPVMDYANYKLKTALLPVAVCTVAYFLLGAWAR; from the coding sequence ATGCACGGATCGTTCGCGTCGATTGTTCCCTTTCTTGTCATTATCCCCGTGGCGCTGTTGACGAAACAGGTCATTCTGGGCCTGGCGCTTGGGCTGTTTGTCGGATGCTACATCGAACATCCGCGCCCGCTCGAAGGCTTGGAAGCTGCCATTGCCTACATCGGGCGGGAGGCAGGGCTTTCGGGCAACATGAATCTCATTCTGTTCCTGTACCTGTTTGGTTCGTTTGTCGGCCTGCTTCGCGTCTCCGGGGGCGTCAAGGGATTCAGCCGTTGGATGGCGGGCCGCATTCATTCGCCGCGGGGGGCCTTCGTGTTCACCTGGCTGTCCAGCTTGTTCACTTTCATGGCGCCGGACTTTCGCATTCTGACCGTCGCGCCCATCGTGAGCCGCGTGTTTGAGCGCTTTCGCATTCGAAAGGAGCAGGTGGCATTCACCATCGACGTGACCGCAACGCCTCTTTGTGCCATCGTTCCCATCGGCACGGCGTTTGTGGCCTACATGGTCGGCCTCATGCACACCTCCGTTCACCACGCGCGATACGCGTCGCCCTATGCCCTGTTCCTCGCCACCATTCCATACAATTTCTTCGCCTGGGCCATGCTCCTCATGGGCGTGTTTCTCACGTTTTTCCGATTTTCGTCTGCCACGTCCCCGTCTCGCGCGCCGGCTCACCACGCTGAAGCGCACGCCGATCGCGGCCGGGCACCTTCCGCTGTCCCACGGCTTGCATACGAACGCAGAAGTGCTTTCGCGCTCGAGACGGGGTCTGTCGCCTTCCCTCAGGATGCCGCCGTGCAGCGGAGCATGCGCCGCCGCGAAGCGTCTGACGAGGAAATTCCCGATCCCGTTGAAGCCTTGGCTCAAAGGGCGCACCCGTCCGCGCTCCATCTGGTGCTTCCGCTCGCCGTTCTGTTGGGCTGCACGCTGGCGTTTACCGTGCTCTCCGGGTACAAGGCGGGCCGCAGCCTCGCGCAGGCGTTTGTTCAAGCAAACGCCGCACAAGCCATGCTCGAAGCCCTCGTTCTCACGGTGGTCGTCATGGCCGTACTCTACGCCGTGCGAGGCACATCGCTCAACCGCATCATGATCGGCTTCCTACAGGGCGGCAACGAGATGATGCCGGTCATTGTATTGTTGGCGCTGATTTGGGCGGTCTCCGCCGTTGCGTCCGATCTCGGCTTTGCCCAGTTTTGCCAGCGCGAGATCGTCCAGTACGTGCCGAAGTCGCTCATCCTTCCGGCGCTGTTTGTGTTTGGCTGTGCCATCTCGTACGTGCTCGGCAGCTCGTTCGGCACCTGGGCCATCCTCATGCCACTCGCTTTTTCCCTGGCTCAGGGCGGTGCCGGCAGCCTGGCCCTTGCAGCGGGTGCCGTGTTCGCGAGCGGCACGTTCGGCGGATTCGTGTCGCCCCTCAGCGACAACACCGTGGCCATGGCGACGGTGATGAAAGTGCCCGTCATGGATTACGCCAACTACAAATTGAAGACGGCGCTCCTTCCGGTCGCAGTCTGCACCGTCGCCTATTTCCTGCTCGGCGCCTGGGCCAGGTGA
- a CDS encoding peptide ABC transporter substrate-binding protein encodes MKGQRKKHAARLGVAAATVVLGAGIIAGCGTQQNNSSNTTNSTQTTTQQPQKGGTLVVALAPSTNLNWYLPITDSANASVYNAQLQILLYPGVIYIGNNYAIDWADSFASRIDYNATGTVYTIHLKKNWVWSDGKPVTAQDVVWDYQLIKATDESNTPPWPNYSNGSGGIPQNVKSVVALDNYTVQITLKKPVNQQWFIYNGIGQLTALPEHAWNKYPNNMAQEIAYLGKEASIASFFTVVDGPFKLVSAKQSQAWVLVPNPTFGGHKSTLDKLIFQYEASADAEFAALRSGSVNLGYLDPSQWNSRNALLQMGDKIVPGYNFGYFFIELNMLKGSPMYSAFSDLKVREALEYAMNQNQIDQDVYHGFAPPLYGPIPAQPKTVYYDPSLNNLFAYNPAKAKQLLESDGWKMENGVMTKNGQKLQFTMLVSSGAESTIQEAELVQQDWKQIGVDVTLQEMPFNQEESIMSDSKNPGKWAAAAGTGITYGGSYPSGEQLFEPGGLDNFGYNDPTADKLIAKTTEPVSSQAENTKNFFAYEDYIAKQLPVLWQNVPASITVIAPNVHNATTQVLNPTTDYSLYNYIWVSSKK; translated from the coding sequence ATGAAAGGTCAACGTAAAAAACATGCGGCGCGCTTGGGTGTCGCTGCCGCGACGGTCGTCCTGGGAGCGGGCATCATCGCGGGATGCGGCACGCAGCAGAACAACTCGTCGAACACCACCAACAGCACACAGACCACGACGCAACAGCCGCAGAAGGGCGGCACGCTGGTGGTGGCGCTGGCGCCATCCACCAACCTCAACTGGTATCTGCCCATCACGGACTCTGCAAACGCGAGTGTCTACAACGCACAATTGCAAATTCTTCTATATCCTGGAGTAATTTATATCGGAAACAATTATGCCATTGATTGGGCGGACAGCTTCGCGTCGAGAATCGACTACAACGCGACGGGCACGGTCTACACCATTCACCTGAAGAAGAACTGGGTGTGGTCGGACGGCAAGCCGGTCACGGCGCAGGACGTGGTCTGGGACTATCAGCTCATCAAGGCGACGGACGAGTCGAATACGCCGCCGTGGCCCAACTACAGCAACGGCTCCGGCGGTATACCGCAAAACGTGAAGAGCGTGGTGGCGCTCGACAACTACACGGTCCAAATCACGCTTAAGAAGCCGGTGAACCAGCAGTGGTTCATCTACAACGGCATCGGCCAATTGACCGCCCTGCCGGAGCACGCGTGGAACAAGTATCCCAACAACATGGCGCAGGAAATCGCGTATCTCGGCAAAGAGGCGAGCATTGCGAGCTTCTTCACCGTCGTGGATGGGCCGTTTAAGCTGGTGAGCGCGAAGCAAAGTCAGGCATGGGTGCTCGTACCCAACCCGACGTTCGGCGGCCACAAGAGCACGCTTGACAAGCTCATCTTCCAGTATGAAGCATCTGCGGACGCGGAGTTCGCAGCGTTGCGCAGCGGATCCGTCAACCTCGGCTATCTGGATCCGTCGCAGTGGAACTCGCGCAACGCGTTGCTTCAGATGGGGGACAAAATCGTACCTGGATACAATTTCGGTTACTTCTTTATTGAATTGAACATGCTGAAGGGTTCGCCGATGTACAGCGCGTTTAGCGATCTCAAGGTGCGCGAGGCGCTGGAATACGCGATGAACCAAAACCAGATTGACCAGGACGTGTATCACGGCTTCGCGCCGCCGCTCTACGGACCCATCCCGGCGCAGCCGAAGACCGTCTACTACGATCCGTCGCTGAACAACCTCTTCGCCTACAATCCGGCGAAGGCGAAGCAGTTGCTGGAGTCGGACGGCTGGAAGATGGAAAACGGTGTCATGACGAAAAACGGGCAAAAGCTCCAGTTCACCATGCTGGTGTCGTCGGGCGCGGAGTCGACCATCCAGGAAGCGGAGCTCGTGCAGCAGGATTGGAAGCAAATTGGCGTGGACGTGACGCTTCAGGAGATGCCGTTCAACCAAGAAGAGAGTATCATGAGCGACTCGAAGAATCCCGGCAAGTGGGCGGCCGCGGCTGGCACCGGCATCACGTACGGTGGATCTTATCCATCGGGCGAACAGCTCTTTGAGCCTGGCGGGCTGGATAACTTCGGTTACAACGATCCGACCGCCGACAAGCTCATCGCCAAAACCACCGAACCGGTCTCGTCCCAGGCCGAGAACACGAAGAACTTCTTCGCGTACGAGGACTACATCGCGAAGCAACTGCCCGTGTTGTGGCAGAACGTGCCGGCGAGTATCACCGTGATCGCGCCGAACGTGCACAACGCCACGACACAGGTGCTGAATCCGACGACCGATTACTCGCTCTACAACTACATCTGGGTGTCCTCCAAGAAGTGA
- a CDS encoding ABC transporter ATP-binding protein, with protein sequence MSEYVLEVEDLKKYFPIKSGILKRTVGHVRAVDGVSFRVKPGETLGIVGESGCGKSTTGRMIMRLTTPTSGKIILDGKDITHAKGEELRASRRKSQMVFQDPYASLNPRMSVGESIAEPLIVNKVLPKSEAFERAGELLKTVGLRASDINRYPHEFSGGQRQRIGIARALALNPKLIVADEAVSALDVSIQSQILNLLMDLKHQFNLSYLFISHNLAVVRHISDRVGVMYLGHLVEIGPKQSLYQDPLHPYTQALLSAAPEPKRTNRRERIILQGDVPNPANPPSGCPFHTRCPRVMDVCRQTMPKPVQVHPDHWVACHLHG encoded by the coding sequence ATGAGCGAGTACGTGCTGGAGGTCGAGGACCTCAAGAAGTACTTCCCCATCAAGTCTGGCATTTTGAAGCGCACGGTGGGCCACGTTCGCGCCGTGGACGGCGTGTCGTTTCGGGTGAAGCCGGGCGAGACGCTCGGTATCGTCGGTGAGTCGGGCTGCGGCAAGTCGACGACAGGGCGCATGATCATGCGGCTGACGACGCCGACCTCTGGGAAGATCATTCTGGACGGGAAGGACATCACGCACGCCAAGGGCGAAGAGCTCCGGGCGAGCCGCCGCAAGTCGCAAATGGTGTTTCAGGACCCGTACGCGTCGCTCAACCCGCGCATGTCTGTCGGCGAGAGCATCGCGGAGCCGCTCATCGTCAACAAGGTGTTGCCGAAATCAGAGGCGTTCGAACGGGCGGGCGAGCTGCTGAAGACCGTTGGACTGCGGGCGAGCGACATCAACCGGTACCCGCATGAGTTTTCAGGCGGTCAGCGCCAGCGCATCGGGATTGCGCGCGCGCTCGCGCTGAATCCGAAGCTCATCGTCGCGGACGAGGCCGTCTCGGCGCTCGACGTGTCAATTCAGTCGCAGATTTTGAATCTCTTGATGGACCTGAAGCACCAGTTCAACTTGTCGTACCTGTTCATTTCGCACAACCTGGCGGTCGTTCGCCATATCAGCGATCGCGTCGGGGTCATGTACCTCGGGCACCTGGTCGAGATCGGCCCGAAGCAGTCCCTGTACCAGGATCCGCTTCATCCTTACACGCAAGCGCTGCTTTCGGCAGCACCGGAGCCGAAGCGGACGAACCGGCGCGAGCGCATCATCCTGCAGGGCGATGTGCCGAACCCGGCGAATCCGCCGTCCGGCTGCCCGTTCCACACGCGCTGTCCGCGGGTGATGGACGTCTGCCGCCAGACGATGCCGAAGCCGGTTCAGGTGCATCCGGATCATTGGGTGGCCTGTCACTTGCACGGCTAG
- a CDS encoding ABC transporter ATP-binding protein produces the protein MRPQSLLKSYLWEHRLGYLASTLSILVSEWIFVQFPNVLGRFTDALSAHRLSGRGIFVYALLLMAVGTLYVIFYGIGQSQNGRAARGFEYLLRTRLFAHWEKMDVDYFRRRSIGDLLSHAMNDVQQVREALSGGLNVLTNAVFLLIATLVMTFTTVSWKLTLLSMIPLVSIPFFVVWIGPKVRASSRQVQEALSSMSELAEESFTAIRLVKATANEPVEVARFADRVEHIVAGQMSLVRKQAAFQSIIPTASSVAFGIALLYGGWLTIEHAIPLGSFVAFTLYLGQLVVPLQQIGQVINSYQRASASMARLDVLLQEVPAVADPPHPVVLPKIEGAVDIDLDAFTYPDGKRPVLRDIHLRVRPGQTIGIVGRTGSGKTTLVSLLPRIYDPPAGAIRVDGCDVRDLSLEQLRKAIAFVPQDGFLFSTTLRENIAFGRPDASDDEIEAAARAACLEDDVARFPDGYDTIVGERGVTLSGGQRQRTAIARAWLKNAPILILDDSLSAVDMETEKRILASFRAMRQRRTVFVIAHRLSAVRDADWILVMDEGRIVEQGTHDELVRRGGVYAEMYRLQAREEEVS, from the coding sequence ATGCGCCCGCAATCGCTGCTCAAGTCGTACTTGTGGGAGCATCGCCTCGGCTATCTCGCCTCGACCCTTTCCATCCTCGTCTCGGAGTGGATCTTCGTCCAGTTTCCCAACGTGCTCGGCCGCTTCACCGACGCATTGAGCGCCCATCGGTTGAGCGGCCGAGGCATTTTCGTCTACGCGCTGCTCCTCATGGCCGTCGGGACGTTGTACGTCATCTTCTACGGGATCGGCCAGTCCCAAAACGGCCGTGCCGCCCGCGGCTTCGAGTATCTGCTGCGAACCAGGCTGTTCGCCCATTGGGAGAAGATGGATGTCGATTACTTCCGCAGGCGCAGCATTGGCGATCTGCTGAGTCACGCGATGAACGACGTGCAGCAGGTTCGGGAGGCGCTCTCTGGGGGGCTCAACGTCCTGACGAACGCCGTCTTTCTCCTCATCGCAACGCTCGTCATGACGTTCACGACCGTCAGCTGGAAACTCACGCTTCTCAGCATGATCCCGCTCGTCTCCATTCCCTTCTTTGTCGTCTGGATTGGTCCGAAAGTGCGGGCTTCGTCTCGACAGGTGCAGGAAGCACTGTCCTCGATGTCAGAGCTCGCGGAAGAGAGCTTCACCGCCATTCGCCTCGTCAAGGCGACCGCCAACGAGCCCGTCGAAGTCGCGCGATTTGCCGATCGCGTCGAGCACATCGTCGCCGGTCAGATGTCGCTCGTGCGGAAACAGGCGGCCTTTCAGTCGATCATCCCCACCGCAAGCTCTGTCGCGTTTGGCATCGCGCTCTTATACGGCGGTTGGCTCACCATCGAACACGCCATTCCGCTCGGCTCGTTCGTGGCGTTCACGCTTTACCTGGGCCAGCTGGTCGTGCCCCTGCAGCAAATCGGCCAAGTCATCAACTCCTATCAGCGCGCCTCCGCTTCGATGGCCAGGCTCGACGTCCTGCTTCAAGAAGTGCCAGCGGTCGCGGATCCTCCGCATCCCGTCGTGCTTCCCAAAATCGAAGGCGCCGTGGACATCGATCTCGACGCGTTCACCTATCCCGACGGGAAACGGCCGGTCCTGCGCGACATCCACCTTCGCGTTCGGCCTGGGCAGACCATCGGCATCGTGGGCCGCACGGGCTCGGGCAAGACGACGCTCGTCAGCTTGCTGCCCCGAATTTACGATCCGCCCGCTGGCGCCATCCGCGTGGATGGCTGCGACGTGCGCGATTTATCGCTCGAGCAGCTGCGCAAGGCCATCGCCTTCGTTCCGCAGGACGGTTTTCTGTTTTCCACCACGCTCCGCGAGAACATCGCCTTCGGCCGACCGGACGCGTCCGATGACGAGATCGAGGCCGCAGCGCGCGCCGCGTGTCTCGAGGACGACGTGGCTCGCTTCCCGGACGGATACGACACCATCGTCGGCGAGCGCGGCGTCACGCTGTCCGGCGGACAGCGTCAGCGGACGGCCATCGCGCGCGCCTGGTTGAAGAACGCGCCCATTCTCATCCTGGACGACAGCCTCTCCGCCGTCGACATGGAGACGGAGAAGCGCATCCTCGCCTCGTTTCGCGCCATGCGCCAGAGGCGCACGGTCTTTGTCATCGCCCACAGGCTCTCCGCGGTGCGCGATGCCGACTGGATCTTGGTGATGGACGAGGGGCGAATTGTCGAGCAGGGAACCCACGATGAACTTGTGCGCCGAGGCGGTGTGTACGCCGAAATGTATCGGCTGCAGGCAAGGGAGGAGGAGGTCTCGTGA
- a CDS encoding ABC transporter ATP-binding protein — MTEPLLAIRDLKTYFVSKQATVKAVDGIDIEVGRGQVVCIVGESGCGKSMTSLSIMRLVPRPYGKIVDGQILFDGRDLLKLSDREMADVRGSEISMIFQEPMTALNPVLSIGTQISEVLVRHRGVPKREALDRAVEMLKFVGVPRAEQIVREYPHQLSGGMRQRVMIAMAMICEPKLLIADEPTTALDVTIQAQVLDLMKKMRRDTNTSIILITHDLGVVADMADHVVVMYAGQVVESVDADTLFSEPKHPYTRALMESIPSLEEDKDVLYSIPGTVPSAANFPKGCRFAERCPIAKPSCFEKMPELREVAPGHLVRCDLV, encoded by the coding sequence GTGACCGAACCGCTCCTCGCGATTCGCGATTTGAAAACCTACTTCGTGAGCAAACAGGCGACGGTGAAGGCGGTGGACGGGATCGACATCGAGGTCGGCCGCGGACAGGTCGTCTGCATCGTGGGCGAATCCGGCTGCGGCAAGAGCATGACGTCGCTGTCCATCATGCGGCTCGTGCCTCGCCCGTACGGGAAGATTGTCGACGGTCAAATTCTGTTTGACGGCCGAGATCTTCTGAAGCTGAGCGACCGCGAGATGGCGGATGTGCGCGGAAGCGAGATCTCGATGATCTTCCAGGAGCCCATGACCGCGCTCAACCCCGTGCTCAGCATTGGGACGCAAATTTCGGAAGTTTTGGTTCGGCACCGCGGGGTGCCCAAGCGCGAAGCGCTGGACCGGGCTGTCGAGATGCTGAAGTTCGTCGGTGTGCCGCGCGCCGAGCAAATTGTGCGCGAGTATCCGCACCAGCTCTCCGGCGGCATGCGCCAGCGCGTGATGATCGCCATGGCCATGATTTGCGAGCCGAAGTTGCTGATTGCGGACGAGCCCACCACGGCGTTGGACGTGACCATTCAGGCGCAGGTTCTCGACCTCATGAAGAAGATGCGGCGTGACACCAACACGTCCATCATTCTCATCACGCACGACCTGGGCGTCGTGGCCGACATGGCCGATCACGTCGTCGTCATGTACGCCGGCCAGGTGGTGGAATCCGTCGACGCAGACACGCTCTTCTCAGAGCCCAAGCATCCCTACACCCGGGCGCTCATGGAATCCATTCCGTCCTTGGAGGAAGACAAGGACGTGCTGTACTCCATCCCGGGTACCGTGCCGAGCGCGGCCAACTTTCCGAAGGGCTGCCGGTTCGCCGAGCGCTGTCCCATCGCCAAGCCGTCCTGTTTCGAGAAGATGCCAGAGCTGCGCGAAGTGGCGCCGGGGCATCTGGTTCGTTGCGATCTCGTCTGA